The Candidatus Acidiferrales bacterium genome window below encodes:
- the hslV gene encoding ATP-dependent protease subunit HslV — protein sequence MRNEMTHGTTVLCVRRGNQVVVASDGQVTMGQAVVKHTAKKIRRLYDDKVLAGFAGGTADALSLFSRFEAKLQEFHGNLPRAAVELAKEWRTDRVLRHLDALLIVADDKNTFLLSGTGDIIEPDDGICAIGSGGPYALAAARGLIKHTQLSAKEIAQEAMRLASEICIYTNSQFTVEEL from the coding sequence ATGCGGAACGAGATGACCCACGGCACGACGGTTTTGTGCGTTCGTCGCGGCAATCAAGTAGTGGTTGCCAGCGACGGCCAGGTCACGATGGGACAGGCGGTGGTGAAGCACACGGCCAAAAAGATTCGCCGCCTTTACGACGACAAGGTTCTGGCTGGATTTGCCGGCGGCACGGCTGACGCTCTGAGCCTGTTCAGCCGTTTTGAAGCGAAGTTACAGGAATTCCACGGCAATCTCCCGCGGGCGGCGGTCGAACTGGCAAAAGAGTGGCGCACCGACCGGGTTCTGCGACATCTGGACGCGCTCCTCATTGTCGCCGACGATAAGAACACCTTTCTGCTCTCCGGCACGGGCGACATTATTGAGCCGGATGACGGCATCTGCGCCATCGGTTCAGGCGGGCCTTACGCGCTGGCGGCAGCGCGCGGATTGATCAAACACACCCAGCTCAGCGCCAAAGAGATCGCTCAGGAAGCCATGCGCCTTGCCAGTGAAATTTGCATCTATACCAACAGCCAGTTTACGGTGGAAGAATTATGA
- the hslU gene encoding ATP-dependent protease ATPase subunit HslU — translation MTSGASKDDAVTYLPGRVEPEPAPPPQPSFDELTPREIVAELDKYIISQHDAKRAVAIALRNRIRRQKLQPEMAEEIIPKNILMIGPTGVGKTEIARRLARLAGCPFVKVEASKYTEVGYVGRDVESMIRDLVEVAIDMIREEKLDEVADRAEVNAEERLLDLLLPPLPPPVNKQDPEAVHQQEQFQRTREKLRGQLREGKLDSKLVEVEVRARSMPAFEIISNTGIEEMDINIKDALPGLFGQVKKKRKMSVAEALDYLVQEEESKLIDMDQVTRTAIDRAEQMGIIFVDEMDKIAGRESGHGPDVSREGVQRDILPIVEGTTVNTRYGIVRTDHVLFIAAGAFHVTKPSDMIPELQGRFPIRVELKSLGVQDFVRILQEPKNALIKQYTALLETEGLKITFTDDAIEALAHYAATVNEQTENIGARRLHTVMEKMLDEISFEAPELKKKTIEVDAAYVHRQLAEIVKNQDLSRYIL, via the coding sequence ATGACCAGCGGCGCTTCGAAAGATGATGCAGTTACCTACCTTCCCGGGCGGGTCGAACCCGAGCCGGCACCGCCGCCGCAGCCCTCCTTTGACGAGCTGACGCCGCGGGAGATTGTGGCGGAACTCGACAAGTACATCATCAGCCAGCACGATGCCAAGCGCGCCGTCGCCATCGCCTTGCGCAACCGCATCCGAAGGCAGAAGCTCCAGCCGGAAATGGCCGAGGAGATCATCCCGAAGAATATCTTGATGATCGGGCCGACGGGCGTGGGCAAGACCGAGATTGCCCGGCGGCTGGCGCGTTTGGCCGGATGCCCGTTTGTCAAAGTCGAGGCCAGTAAGTACACCGAGGTGGGCTACGTTGGCCGCGACGTCGAATCCATGATTCGCGACCTCGTCGAAGTGGCGATTGACATGATCCGCGAAGAAAAACTCGATGAGGTTGCCGACCGGGCCGAGGTCAACGCCGAAGAGCGCTTGCTCGATCTTCTCTTGCCGCCTTTGCCGCCACCGGTCAACAAGCAGGACCCGGAAGCAGTCCACCAGCAGGAACAGTTCCAGCGCACCCGGGAAAAACTGCGCGGGCAGCTCCGCGAAGGCAAACTCGACTCCAAGCTCGTCGAGGTGGAAGTGCGCGCACGTTCGATGCCCGCCTTCGAAATCATCTCCAATACCGGCATCGAGGAGATGGACATCAACATCAAGGATGCGCTCCCCGGGCTTTTTGGCCAGGTGAAGAAGAAACGGAAGATGTCCGTGGCCGAGGCGCTCGACTACTTGGTTCAGGAGGAAGAGAGCAAGCTCATTGACATGGACCAGGTGACCCGGACGGCCATTGACCGCGCCGAGCAGATGGGAATTATTTTTGTTGACGAGATGGACAAGATTGCCGGGCGCGAATCGGGCCACGGCCCCGACGTCAGCCGCGAAGGCGTGCAGCGCGACATCCTGCCCATTGTCGAGGGCACCACCGTCAACACCCGCTACGGCATCGTCCGCACGGACCATGTCCTCTTCATCGCCGCCGGCGCCTTCCACGTGACCAAACCCTCGGACATGATTCCGGAGTTGCAGGGCCGCTTCCCCATCCGCGTGGAATTGAAATCGCTGGGTGTCCAGGATTTCGTTCGCATCCTCCAGGAGCCCAAGAACGCGCTCATCAAGCAGTACACGGCGCTGCTCGAGACCGAAGGGCTGAAGATCACGTTTACCGATGACGCCATCGAAGCTCTGGCTCATTACGCGGCCACGGTAAACGAACAGACGGAGAACATCGGCGCCCGGCGACTGCACACGGTGATGGAAAAGATGCTGGACGAGATCTCTTTTGAAGCGCCGGAGCTCAAGAAGAAAACCATCGAGGTGGACGCCGCCTACGTCCATCGCCAGCTCGCTGAAATCGTAAAAAACCAGGACTTGAGCCGATATATTCTGTGA
- a CDS encoding fumarylacetoacetate hydrolase family protein: MKICRFRVEGEARYGVLEGGRVREPRFDRGELPGCQYVNRQPGEKSWPVDTVEILPPTEPSKIVCVGRNYREHAAELHNPIPQEPLLFLKPPSAIIASGEPILLPDVSRQVDYEGELGVVIGKRCSQLSDAADALGCVMGYTCLNDVTARDLQQADVQFTRAKGFDTFCPLGPFIETELKLEEVTVETLVNGQRKQFGRVSDMIFPVDAIIRYISRVMTLEPGDVIATGTPAGVGPLRAGDEVEIVVSGVGRLKNPVRAKGESKF; this comes from the coding sequence TTGAAGATCTGCCGATTTCGAGTGGAAGGGGAAGCCCGCTATGGCGTGCTCGAAGGCGGTCGGGTACGCGAGCCCCGATTCGATCGGGGCGAGCTGCCCGGATGCCAGTATGTGAATCGCCAGCCGGGCGAAAAGAGCTGGCCGGTGGACACGGTAGAGATCCTTCCGCCCACCGAGCCTTCCAAGATTGTCTGCGTCGGCAGAAACTACCGCGAGCACGCGGCCGAACTCCATAACCCGATACCGCAAGAGCCGCTGCTTTTTTTGAAGCCCCCTTCCGCCATCATCGCTTCCGGGGAACCGATCCTTCTGCCGGACGTTTCCCGGCAGGTGGATTACGAAGGCGAACTTGGCGTGGTGATCGGCAAGCGCTGCTCGCAACTCAGCGATGCGGCCGACGCGCTCGGTTGCGTGATGGGCTACACGTGCTTGAACGACGTCACGGCGCGCGACCTTCAGCAGGCTGACGTGCAGTTCACTCGCGCCAAAGGATTCGATACCTTTTGTCCCCTCGGTCCTTTCATCGAAACGGAATTGAAGTTGGAAGAGGTGACGGTGGAAACGCTCGTCAACGGCCAACGGAAGCAGTTTGGCCGCGTGTCCGACATGATTTTCCCGGTTGATGCTATAATCCGTTACATCTCGCGAGTGATGACGCTCGAACCAGGGGACGTCATTGCTACCGGAACCCCGGCCGGGGTGGGGCCGCTCCGGGCAGGCGACGAGGTGGAAATCGTCGTTTCCGGAGTTGGCCGCCTGAAGAATCCGGTGCGGGCGAAAGGCGAGAGCAAGTTCTAG
- the fsa gene encoding fructose-6-phosphate aldolase codes for MKFFLDTASLTEIREGAKLGIIDGITTNPSLAAKEGRAFKDIILEICSLIDGPISAEVTTTEAEAMIEQARELRSWHRNIVVKIPLTREGIRAMATLRTENTRINVTLVFSPSQAILAAKAGATYVSPFLGRLDDISHVGMEVVRDIVTIYRQYGFETQVLAASLRHPLHVVEAAKAGAHVATMPFKVFEMLFKHPLTDRGLEAFLKDWEKARQTLGEIIPEAVPKGSPR; via the coding sequence ATGAAATTCTTCCTCGACACAGCCAGCCTTACAGAAATCCGCGAAGGGGCCAAGCTCGGCATCATTGACGGCATCACTACGAATCCGTCGCTTGCCGCCAAGGAAGGCCGGGCCTTCAAAGACATCATCCTGGAAATTTGTTCGCTCATTGATGGTCCGATCAGCGCCGAGGTGACGACCACCGAAGCGGAAGCGATGATCGAACAGGCGCGCGAGCTGCGTTCCTGGCACCGCAACATCGTCGTCAAGATTCCTCTGACCCGCGAAGGCATTCGCGCCATGGCCACGCTGCGCACGGAAAATACGCGCATCAACGTCACGCTGGTCTTTTCGCCCTCGCAGGCCATTCTGGCGGCCAAGGCCGGCGCCACGTACGTCAGCCCCTTTCTCGGCCGGCTGGACGATATTTCTCATGTCGGCATGGAGGTGGTGCGCGACATTGTGACCATCTATCGGCAGTACGGTTTCGAGACGCAGGTTCTGGCCGCCTCTTTGCGCCATCCGCTGCATGTGGTGGAAGCCGCCAAGGCCGGAGCGCACGTTGCCACCATGCCGTTCAAAGTGTTTGAAATGCTCTTCAAGCATCCCCTGACTGATCGCGGCCTCGAAGCGTTTTTGAAGGATTGGGAGAAGGCCCGGCAAACGCTGGGGGAGATTATTCCGGAGGCTGTCCCCAAGGGCAGCCCGCGTTGA
- a CDS encoding acyl-CoA carboxylase subunit beta, producing MATEQEQKAAQSKLEELRRRDAAAQAGGGAERREKQHKEGKLSARERIELLLDEGSFQELDRFVTHRCTDFGMADQKILGDGIVSGYGRIEGRLVYVFAQDFTVFGGSMTEANAGKVCKVMDLAMKNGAPIIGLNDSGGARIQEGVMSLAGYADIFLRNTLASGVVPQVSAIMGPCAGGTVYSPAITDFILMTRETSYMFVTGPDVIKTVTHEDVSKHELGGAMTHNATSGVAHFVAEDDAECLALIRELVGFLPANNMEDPPRRECQDPVDRTEEKLNHVVPVDSMQPYDMKEIIRLVVDYGDFFEVQEHFAKNIVVGFGRLGGWPVGIVANQPAVLAGCLDINASVKGARFVRFCDAFNIPLVTFEDVPGFLPGTQQEFGGIIKHGAKLLYAFAEATVPKITVITRKAYGGAYCVMASKHIRTDMNFAYPTAEIAVMGPEGAVNIVYRRELGGASDPERVRKEKVEEFRERFANPYVAAERGYIDAVIEPRLTRPQVIAALRMLENKRDTNPKKKHGNIPL from the coding sequence ATGGCAACCGAGCAGGAGCAAAAAGCGGCGCAATCCAAGTTGGAGGAACTACGCCGGCGGGATGCGGCTGCCCAAGCGGGGGGCGGCGCCGAGCGGCGCGAAAAGCAGCACAAAGAGGGCAAGCTCTCCGCCCGCGAACGGATCGAACTGCTGCTGGATGAGGGCAGCTTCCAGGAACTCGACCGCTTCGTGACCCATCGCTGCACCGATTTTGGCATGGCCGATCAGAAAATTCTTGGGGACGGCATCGTGTCCGGCTACGGCCGAATCGAAGGCCGGCTGGTCTATGTCTTCGCGCAGGACTTTACGGTTTTTGGCGGGTCGATGACGGAAGCCAACGCCGGCAAGGTGTGCAAGGTGATGGATCTGGCGATGAAAAATGGCGCGCCGATTATCGGGTTGAACGACTCGGGCGGGGCGCGCATCCAGGAAGGAGTGATGTCGCTCGCGGGCTATGCCGACATCTTCCTTCGCAACACCCTTGCCTCCGGGGTGGTGCCGCAGGTGAGCGCCATCATGGGCCCCTGCGCCGGCGGCACGGTCTATTCTCCGGCCATCACCGATTTCATTTTGATGACCCGTGAGACGAGCTACATGTTTGTGACCGGCCCGGACGTGATCAAGACCGTGACCCATGAGGATGTCAGCAAACACGAACTCGGCGGCGCCATGACCCATAACGCGACGAGCGGCGTAGCTCACTTTGTGGCGGAAGACGATGCTGAGTGCCTTGCCCTGATCCGCGAACTCGTCGGATTTCTCCCGGCCAACAACATGGAAGACCCGCCGCGCCGGGAATGCCAGGACCCGGTGGATCGCACCGAAGAAAAATTGAACCACGTTGTGCCGGTGGATTCCATGCAGCCCTATGACATGAAGGAAATCATCCGGCTGGTGGTGGACTATGGTGATTTCTTTGAGGTGCAGGAGCACTTTGCCAAAAATATCGTGGTGGGGTTTGGGCGGCTGGGCGGCTGGCCGGTGGGCATCGTCGCCAACCAGCCGGCGGTGCTGGCGGGCTGCCTCGACATCAACGCCTCGGTGAAAGGCGCGCGCTTTGTGCGTTTCTGCGATGCCTTCAACATCCCGCTCGTCACCTTCGAGGACGTGCCCGGCTTCCTCCCCGGCACGCAGCAGGAGTTCGGCGGGATCATCAAGCACGGCGCTAAGCTGCTCTACGCCTTCGCCGAGGCCACGGTGCCGAAGATCACCGTCATCACGCGCAAAGCTTACGGCGGCGCCTACTGCGTGATGGCCTCGAAGCATATTCGGACGGACATGAACTTCGCTTATCCCACCGCCGAGATTGCCGTGATGGGTCCGGAGGGAGCGGTGAATATTGTCTATCGCCGCGAACTCGGGGGCGCCTCTGATCCGGAGCGAGTGCGCAAAGAAAAGGTGGAAGAATTCCGCGAACGCTTCGCCAATCCCTACGTCGCCGCCGAGCGCGGCTACATTGACGCTGTCATCGAGCCGCGGCTGACCCGGCCCCAAGTGATCGCTGCCCTGCGCATGCTCGAAAACAAACGCGACACCAATCCGAAGAAGAAGCATGGGAATATACCGCTGTGA